In one window of Azoarcus olearius DNA:
- a CDS encoding PA2778 family cysteine peptidase yields MTSLIRCLAAAAALSAAACTTLPTADWRPPAGSDLPVRAEREDAPFHPQEDYQCGPAALATALGSAGIARRPEDLTAEVYIPARQGSLQPEMMAAARRAGTVAYRLPPEPNALLRELAAGHPVVVLQNLRFDWAPQWHYAAAVGYDLDASRIVLRSGRERRLEMTLDDFDRSWAKAGRWAFVALPPDRLPASAREADYVAAAVALERVAPDAAATAYLTALQAWPANLIARIGHGNAAYRQGDLPAAERAFRQATLDHPEAGDAWNNLAQVLYERGERAAARAAAERAVAIGGARLPIYQRTLDLIAGG; encoded by the coding sequence GTGACATCGCTGATCCGCTGTCTCGCTGCCGCCGCGGCGCTGTCCGCGGCGGCGTGCACGACGCTGCCCACCGCCGACTGGCGCCCGCCGGCCGGCAGCGACTTGCCGGTACGCGCGGAGCGCGAGGATGCGCCTTTCCACCCGCAGGAGGACTACCAGTGCGGCCCGGCGGCACTGGCCACGGCGCTCGGCAGCGCCGGGATAGCGCGCCGACCTGAGGATCTGACCGCGGAGGTCTACATTCCTGCACGGCAGGGCAGCCTGCAGCCCGAGATGATGGCCGCGGCACGGCGTGCTGGCACGGTGGCCTACCGGCTGCCGCCCGAACCGAACGCGCTGCTGCGCGAACTCGCGGCAGGGCATCCTGTGGTGGTGCTGCAGAACCTGCGCTTCGACTGGGCGCCGCAGTGGCATTACGCGGCGGCGGTGGGCTACGACCTCGACGCCAGCCGCATCGTGCTGCGCTCCGGGCGCGAGCGCCGGCTGGAAATGACGCTGGACGATTTCGACCGCAGCTGGGCGAAAGCCGGCCGCTGGGCCTTTGTCGCATTGCCGCCGGACCGCCTGCCGGCGAGCGCGCGCGAGGCCGATTACGTCGCGGCCGCGGTGGCGCTGGAGCGGGTGGCGCCGGATGCCGCGGCCACGGCCTATCTCACCGCGCTGCAAGCCTGGCCCGCCAACCTGATCGCCCGCATCGGCCACGGCAACGCCGCCTATCGCCAAGGCGACCTGCCGGCGGCGGAACGTGCCTTCCGCCAGGCCACGCTGGATCATCCCGAGGCGGGCGACGCCTGGAACAACCTTGCGCAAGTGCTGTACGAGCGGGGCGAGCGCGCCGCCGCCCGGGCAGCGGCGGAACGCGCCGTCGCCATCGGTGGCGCGCGCCTGCCGATCTACCAGCGCACGCTGGACCTCATCGCCGGGGGCTGA
- a CDS encoding PA2779 family protein, producing MKKFSPRLASATLLALAVGLHTPALHAELVTTPQAAAQASADADRAKVQQFLEQATVKERLQAMGVDGLAAADRVAALDQDEIHALAQRIDTMPAGGAITTTEWILIILVAILVVVAL from the coding sequence ATGAAGAAGTTTTCGCCCCGCCTCGCCTCGGCAACCCTGCTTGCGCTTGCCGTCGGCCTCCACACCCCCGCTCTGCATGCCGAACTGGTGACGACGCCGCAAGCCGCCGCGCAGGCTTCCGCCGACGCCGACCGCGCCAAGGTGCAGCAATTCCTCGAACAGGCCACCGTGAAGGAGCGGCTGCAGGCCATGGGCGTGGATGGACTGGCTGCCGCCGATCGCGTCGCCGCGCTCGACCAGGACGAGATCCACGCGCTCGCGCAGCGCATCGACACCATGCCGGCCGGTGGCGCGATCACCACCACCGAATGGATCCTGATCATCCTCGTCGCCATCCTCGTTGTGGTCGCGCTCTGA
- a CDS encoding tetratricopeptide repeat protein has translation MPTFPSSRRVLAACAALGVLLGGAAGAARADLDAGIAAYERKDYAVAFQELQLPAVSGDAGAQFRLGRMYDEGWGVALNDALAAAWYARAAELGDASARYNLALMHLEGEGIPQDREQAFTLMFDVAQGGDSAAQYVLGRMYLNAWGTAKDEGMARYWLSAAADAGHEAAAKALAELPPAPPVEALPVMRTSSDTTGAGDSAEVDLFTPLLWALLATLASLPLIGLFGTYLLFARARTEPSSWQRRKRVFKWLLFGVQTLALAFVLGFTLLEGEFDESIAYLLLALLGLFALLDLSALWALRRSQAGADRANRLRALLFAVLALELVVFSMAAYLAFTEFEVLLGHLVLAAGVVYALFLHGSVRLCVHRAAPPLAA, from the coding sequence ATGCCGACCTTCCCCTCCTCCAGACGTGTGCTTGCCGCCTGTGCGGCGCTCGGTGTGTTGCTCGGCGGCGCCGCTGGCGCGGCGCGAGCAGACCTCGACGCGGGCATCGCCGCGTATGAGCGCAAGGACTACGCGGTCGCGTTCCAGGAACTGCAGTTGCCGGCCGTCAGCGGCGACGCGGGTGCCCAGTTCAGGCTCGGCCGGATGTACGACGAAGGCTGGGGCGTGGCGCTGAACGACGCCCTCGCCGCCGCCTGGTATGCCAGAGCCGCCGAACTGGGCGACGCCTCCGCGCGCTACAACCTGGCCCTGATGCACCTCGAAGGCGAAGGCATCCCGCAGGACCGCGAACAGGCCTTCACGCTGATGTTCGACGTGGCCCAAGGCGGCGACAGCGCGGCGCAGTACGTGCTGGGCCGCATGTACCTGAACGCGTGGGGCACCGCGAAGGACGAAGGCATGGCGCGCTACTGGCTGAGCGCGGCTGCGGACGCCGGGCACGAGGCAGCCGCCAAGGCGCTGGCCGAACTTCCGCCTGCACCGCCGGTGGAAGCGCTGCCGGTCATGCGCACTTCCAGCGACACGACCGGGGCCGGGGACAGCGCCGAGGTCGACCTCTTCACGCCACTGCTGTGGGCGCTGCTGGCCACGCTGGCGTCGCTCCCGCTGATCGGCCTGTTCGGCACCTACCTGCTGTTTGCGCGTGCGCGGACGGAGCCCTCCAGCTGGCAGCGCCGCAAGCGCGTGTTCAAGTGGCTGCTGTTCGGCGTGCAGACCCTCGCGCTGGCCTTCGTCCTGGGGTTCACCTTGCTGGAGGGCGAATTCGACGAGTCCATCGCCTACCTTCTCCTCGCACTGCTGGGCCTGTTCGCCTTGCTCGACCTCTCGGCGCTGTGGGCGCTGCGCCGGAGCCAGGCCGGCGCCGACCGCGCGAACCGGCTCCGCGCCCTGCTCTTCGCGGTGCTCGCGCTGGAACTGGTGGTGTTCTCGATGGCCGCCTACCTGGCCTTCACCGAGTTCGAGGTGCTGTTGGGGCATCTGGTGCTCGCCGCGGGCGTCGTGTATGCGCTGTTCCTGCACGGCAGCGTGCGGCTCTGCGTCCACCGCGCCGCGCCACCGCTCGCGGCATGA
- a CDS encoding DUF2238 domain-containing protein translates to MRLRLLILVLAALVASGVAPYHRGVWLAEVAPVLIALPVLLISARRFPLTPLTCGLVAFFALILIGGGAYTYARVPIGFEVQEMFGLARNPYDRFGHFFQGVTPAILGRELLLRTSPLRPGKWLFALLLLACLGISAAYELVEWAAAVWWGDGSVEFLGTQGDPWDAQWDMFMALLGAGSAQLALGRVHDRQLAALTPTPRGR, encoded by the coding sequence ATGCGCCTTCGCCTGTTGATCCTCGTGCTCGCCGCGCTGGTTGCGTCCGGCGTCGCGCCCTACCACCGCGGCGTGTGGCTGGCGGAGGTGGCGCCGGTGCTGATCGCGCTGCCCGTCCTGCTGATCAGCGCGCGCCGTTTCCCGCTGACACCGCTGACCTGCGGCCTGGTCGCGTTCTTCGCGCTGATCCTGATCGGCGGCGGCGCCTACACCTACGCACGGGTGCCGATCGGCTTCGAGGTGCAGGAGATGTTCGGCCTCGCGCGCAATCCCTACGACCGCTTCGGCCACTTCTTCCAGGGGGTCACGCCCGCCATCCTCGGGCGCGAGCTGCTGCTGCGCACCTCGCCGCTGCGTCCGGGGAAATGGCTGTTCGCGCTGCTGCTGCTCGCCTGCCTCGGCATCAGCGCCGCCTACGAGCTGGTGGAATGGGCCGCCGCGGTGTGGTGGGGTGACGGTTCGGTCGAATTCCTCGGCACCCAGGGCGATCCGTGGGACGCGCAGTGGGACATGTTCATGGCGCTGCTCGGCGCCGGCAGCGCGCAGTTGGCGCTCGGCCGCGTGCACGACCGCCAGCTCGCCGCGCTCACGCCGACGCCACGCGGCCGCTGA
- a CDS encoding bacteriohemerythrin, with protein sequence MAELVWDDARHTLGVAEMDATHREFVELVGRLAAADDASFPKLFAEFHDHTRDHFFAEDAKMKATRFNAIGEHISEHQRVLIELRSFNRNVQAGRMRFARAYVRENLKEWFDLHLATMDSALAAHLKQLAAKATTG encoded by the coding sequence ATGGCCGAACTGGTCTGGGACGACGCCCGCCACACGCTGGGCGTGGCCGAGATGGACGCCACCCACCGCGAGTTCGTGGAACTCGTCGGCCGCCTCGCCGCGGCCGACGATGCCAGCTTCCCCAAGCTGTTCGCCGAGTTCCACGACCACACCCGCGACCACTTCTTCGCCGAGGACGCGAAGATGAAGGCGACCCGCTTCAACGCCATCGGCGAGCACATCAGCGAGCACCAGCGCGTGCTGATCGAGCTGCGCTCCTTCAACCGCAACGTGCAGGCGGGCCGCATGCGCTTCGCCCGCGCCTATGTACGCGAGAACCTGAAGGAGTGGTTCGACCTGCATCTGGCGACGATGGACTCGGCGCTGGCGGCGCACCTGAAGCAGCTGGCGGCCAAGGCGACCACCGGCTGA